The following coding sequences are from one Ovis canadensis isolate MfBH-ARS-UI-01 breed Bighorn chromosome 25, ARS-UI_OviCan_v2, whole genome shotgun sequence window:
- the LOC138430401 gene encoding large ribosomal subunit protein uL23, which yields MKMAPKAKKEAPAPPKAEAKAKALKAKKAVLKGVHSHKKKKIRTSPTFRRPKTLRLRRQPKYPRKSAPRRNKLDHYAIIKFPLTTESAMKKIEDNNTLVFIVDVKANKHQIKQAVKKLYDIDVAKVNTLIRPDGEKKAYVRLAPDYDALDVANKIGII from the coding sequence ATGAAGATGGCGCCGAAGGCAAAGAAGGAAGCCCCTGCCCCTCCTAAagctgaagccaaagcaaaagcttTGAAGGCCAAGAAAGCAGTGTTGAAAGGTGTCCACagccacaagaaaaagaagatccGGACGTCACCCACCTTCCGGCGGCCCAAAACGCTGCGGCTCAGGAGGCAGCCCAAATATCCTCGGAAGAGCGCCCCTAGGAGAAACAAACTTGACCACTATGCTATCATCAAATTCCCCCTCACCACCGAGTCAGCCatgaagaaaatagaagacaacaaCACACTGGTGTTCATTGTGGATGTCAAGGCCAACAAACACCAAATCAAACAGGCTGTGAAGAAGCTCTATGACATTGACGTGGCCAAGGTCAATACTCTGATCAGGCCTGATGGAGAGAAGAAGGCATATGTTCGACTGGCTCCTGACTACGATGCTTTGGATGTTGCCAACAAAATTGGGATCATCTAA